From a region of the Actinopolymorpha singaporensis genome:
- a CDS encoding bacterial proteasome activator family protein — MTDPFFASDAGSTGSDHPRGGEESPRVVIVGPDGMAVEGPPARDDDADGESHDDERSVTDLVEQPAKVMRIGSMIKQLLDEVKAAPLDEASRQRLREIHKSSIAELEKGLAPELVEELSRLSLPFEDGVVPSEAELRVAQAQLVGWLEGLFHGIQTALFAQQMAARAQLEQMRRSLPPGSQLPPQMQPAPPEAERPGGMYL, encoded by the coding sequence ATGACCGATCCCTTCTTCGCCTCTGACGCCGGCTCGACCGGCTCCGACCACCCTCGCGGCGGCGAGGAATCGCCCCGAGTCGTGATCGTCGGCCCCGACGGCATGGCCGTGGAGGGCCCACCCGCCAGGGACGACGACGCGGACGGCGAGTCGCACGACGACGAGCGCTCGGTCACCGACCTGGTCGAGCAGCCGGCCAAGGTGATGCGTATCGGCAGCATGATCAAGCAGCTGCTGGACGAGGTGAAGGCCGCGCCGCTGGACGAGGCGAGCCGGCAGCGCCTCCGCGAGATCCACAAGTCGTCGATCGCCGAGCTGGAGAAGGGCCTCGCCCCGGAGCTGGTCGAGGAGCTCAGCCGCCTCTCGCTGCCGTTCGAGGATGGCGTTGTTCCCTCCGAGGCGGAGCTGCGGGTCGCGCAGGCCCAGCTGGTCGGCTGGCTGGAGGGCCTGTTCCACGGCATCCAGACGGCGTTGTTCGCCCAGCAGATGGCGGCCCGGGCCCAGCTGGAGCAGATGCGCCGTTCGCTCCCGCCGGGCAGCCAGCTCCCGCCGCAGATGCAGCCGGCGCCGCCGGAGGCCGAGCGCCCCGGAGGC
- a CDS encoding NAD(P)H-quinone oxidoreductase: MRAVVLEGAGGPEVLTLRDVPDPEPGPGEVVVDVVAAGVNRADIMQRQGNYPPPPGASDIPGLECSGRIAALGPDVDGFAVGDEVCALLAGGGYAEKVAVPAGQVLPRPEGVSLVEAAALPEAVCTVWSNVFMLAGLQPRETLLVHGGASGIGTTAIQLATALGARVLATAGGPAKCAACRDLGADVAIDYREQDFVEVVRDATDSHGADVILDIVGGPYLDRNVSTLATEGRLVVIGMQGGRKGELDLGRLLVKRAAVIATGLRARPVAEKAAIVASVRENVWPLVADGHLRPVVDRVVPIDQVAEAHGVLDRGEQVGKVLLAVREE, translated from the coding sequence ATGCGTGCAGTCGTACTCGAGGGTGCGGGTGGTCCTGAGGTCCTGACGCTCCGGGATGTGCCGGACCCGGAGCCCGGCCCCGGCGAGGTGGTCGTCGACGTGGTGGCGGCCGGCGTCAACCGTGCCGACATCATGCAACGCCAGGGCAACTACCCGCCTCCGCCGGGCGCGTCGGACATCCCCGGCCTGGAGTGTTCGGGCCGGATCGCCGCGCTGGGCCCGGACGTGGACGGGTTCGCGGTCGGAGACGAGGTGTGCGCCCTGCTGGCCGGTGGCGGGTACGCCGAGAAGGTGGCGGTCCCCGCCGGCCAGGTACTCCCTCGCCCGGAGGGCGTGAGCCTGGTCGAGGCGGCCGCGCTGCCGGAGGCGGTCTGCACCGTGTGGTCCAACGTGTTCATGCTCGCGGGGCTGCAGCCTCGGGAGACCCTGCTGGTGCACGGCGGTGCAAGCGGCATCGGCACCACGGCGATCCAGTTGGCCACCGCACTCGGTGCGCGGGTGCTTGCCACGGCGGGTGGGCCGGCCAAGTGCGCGGCGTGCCGGGACCTGGGCGCCGATGTCGCCATCGACTACCGCGAGCAGGACTTCGTGGAGGTCGTACGCGACGCCACCGACAGCCACGGCGCCGACGTGATCCTCGACATCGTGGGCGGGCCGTACCTCGACCGCAACGTCTCCACGCTGGCCACCGAGGGCCGGCTGGTCGTCATCGGGATGCAGGGCGGCCGCAAGGGTGAACTCGACCTGGGTCGCCTGCTGGTCAAGCGGGCCGCGGTCATCGCCACCGGCTTGCGTGCCCGGCCCGTGGCGGAGAAGGCCGCCATCGTGGCGAGCGTGCGGGAGAACGTCTGGCCGCTGGTCGCCGACGGGCATCTGCGCCCGGTCGTCGACCGGGTCGTGCCGATCGATCAGGTGGCGGAGGCGCACGGCGTCCTCGACCGCGGCGAGCAGGTCGGCAAGGTGCTCCTGGCCGTCCGCGAGGAGTAG
- a CDS encoding potassium channel family protein, with protein sequence MSLPQRPNRAAPHLFGEVRLPESYVPPLRQIAIRVAAALGLLALVVAVVYLDRDGYRDAAGGSLNVLDSLYYATVSLTTTGYGDITPITQQARLTNVLLVTPLRIAFLIVLVGTTLEVLATRSREQWRISRWRTRLRDHTVVVGYGTKGRSAVDTLVNGGIPADQIVVVDASPGAVAEANAAGLSGVVGDATRADVLRRAELAAASRVIVTAHRDDTAVLVTLTARQLNPSATVVVSVREAENIRLLRQSGADVTVTSSDAVGRIMGLSTVSPALGTVLEDLLSYGEGMEVAERPVLPREEGRSPRNLDDVAVAVVRGGEVYRYFDPTVSQLLRGDRVIVVRPAEELPWAPRPGGEHEVHHEDESDDAEEPGPIRPAGSDVRGGPNGPGAPGSSRANDGSGTNGSGDKTV encoded by the coding sequence ATGTCACTTCCGCAGCGTCCCAACCGCGCGGCGCCGCACCTGTTCGGTGAGGTGCGTCTCCCCGAGAGCTACGTCCCGCCCCTACGCCAGATCGCCATCCGCGTCGCCGCCGCGCTCGGCCTGCTGGCGCTGGTGGTCGCGGTGGTCTACCTCGACCGGGACGGATATCGGGACGCCGCCGGCGGGTCACTCAACGTGCTCGACTCGCTGTACTACGCGACCGTCAGCCTCACCACCACCGGGTACGGCGACATCACCCCGATCACCCAACAGGCCCGGCTGACGAACGTCCTGCTCGTCACGCCGCTGCGGATCGCCTTCCTTATCGTGTTGGTCGGCACGACCCTGGAGGTCCTGGCCACGCGGAGCCGGGAGCAGTGGCGCATCTCGCGATGGAGGACCAGGTTGCGCGATCACACCGTCGTCGTCGGGTACGGCACCAAGGGCCGCAGCGCCGTCGACACCCTCGTCAACGGCGGCATCCCCGCCGACCAGATCGTCGTCGTCGACGCGTCACCGGGCGCCGTTGCCGAGGCGAACGCCGCCGGGCTGAGCGGGGTGGTCGGCGACGCCACGCGGGCCGACGTGCTCCGGCGTGCCGAGCTTGCTGCCGCCTCCCGGGTCATCGTCACCGCCCACCGGGACGACACGGCGGTCCTCGTCACGCTCACCGCCCGCCAGCTCAACCCCAGCGCCACGGTGGTGGTGTCGGTGCGGGAGGCGGAGAACATCCGCCTGCTGCGCCAGAGTGGTGCCGACGTCACCGTCACCTCCTCCGACGCGGTGGGCCGGATCATGGGACTCTCCACGGTCAGCCCGGCGCTCGGCACGGTCCTGGAGGACCTGCTCAGCTACGGCGAGGGCATGGAGGTCGCCGAACGCCCCGTACTCCCCCGCGAGGAGGGCCGTTCGCCGCGCAACCTGGACGACGTGGCGGTGGCCGTCGTCCGAGGCGGTGAGGTCTACCGCTACTTCGACCCCACCGTGTCGCAGTTGCTGCGCGGCGACCGGGTAATCGTGGTCCGGCCCGCGGAGGAACTCCCGTGGGCGCCGCGGCCGGGCGGAGAACACGAGGTTCACCACGAGGACGAGTCCGACGACGCCGAGGAGCCCGGGCCGATCAGGCCGGCCGGGTCGGACGTACGCGGCGGACCCAACGGTCCCGGCGCACCCGGAAGCTCCCGCGCCAACGACGGATCAGGCACCAACGGCTCTGGCGACAAGACCGTCTAG